One genomic segment of Clostridium saccharoperbutylacetonicum N1-4(HMT) includes these proteins:
- the asd gene encoding aspartate-semialdehyde dehydrogenase, whose translation MNKKLKVGIIGATGMVGQRFACLLENHPWFEVTVLAASKNSAGITYEKAVENRWKMNIALPEKYKNMIVKDAFEVEEISNMVDFVFCAISLDKEHTKLLEEDYAKYETPVISNNSANRNVEDVPVLIPEINGDHARIIESQKKRLGTKRGFIAVKPNCSIQSYVPPINALIEYEPQTILACTYQAISGAGKTFKECPEILDNVIPFIGGEEEKSENEPLKIWGQIENGKVVNAKNPIITTQCIRVPVTNGHLAAVYVSFKKKPSKDKIIELWENFKAPEVVLNLPSAPKKFLKYFTEENRPQTNLDRDYENGMGICMGRLREDKIFDYKFVCLSHNTLRGAAGGGVLSAEYLTACGYLTSK comes from the coding sequence ATGAACAAGAAATTAAAGGTTGGAATAATAGGAGCAACAGGTATGGTTGGACAGAGATTTGCGTGTCTATTGGAAAATCATCCTTGGTTTGAAGTAACTGTACTTGCTGCAAGTAAAAATTCAGCAGGGATAACTTATGAAAAAGCGGTTGAAAACAGATGGAAGATGAATATTGCTTTGCCTGAAAAATATAAAAACATGATAGTAAAGGATGCCTTTGAAGTTGAAGAAATCAGTAATATGGTTGATTTTGTTTTTTGTGCAATTTCATTAGATAAAGAGCATACAAAATTACTTGAAGAAGACTATGCAAAGTATGAAACTCCTGTTATTTCTAATAATTCAGCTAATAGAAATGTTGAAGATGTGCCAGTGTTGATTCCAGAAATTAATGGTGACCATGCACGAATTATTGAAAGCCAGAAGAAGCGTTTGGGTACTAAGAGAGGATTTATAGCAGTAAAGCCTAATTGTTCAATACAAAGTTATGTGCCTCCAATAAACGCTCTTATAGAATATGAACCACAAACAATTCTTGCCTGCACCTATCAAGCAATTTCCGGTGCTGGAAAGACATTTAAAGAATGTCCAGAAATTTTGGACAATGTTATTCCTTTCATTGGTGGTGAAGAAGAAAAAAGTGAAAATGAACCATTAAAAATATGGGGACAAATAGAAAATGGAAAAGTTGTAAATGCTAAAAATCCTATTATTACAACTCAATGCATAAGAGTACCAGTAACAAATGGGCATTTAGCAGCAGTTTATGTAAGCTTTAAGAAAAAGCCTTCAAAAGATAAAATAATAGAGTTATGGGAAAATTTTAAAGCACCAGAAGTAGTTTTAAATCTACCAAGTGCTCCTAAAAAGTTTTTGAAATATTTTACTGAGGAAAATAGACCTCAAACTAATTTAGATAGAGATTATGAAAATGGAATGGGAATATGTATGGGAAGATTAAGAGAAGATAAGATATTTGATTACAAGTTTGTATGTCTTTCTCATAATACCTTAAGAGGAGCAGCAGGTGGAGGAGTTTTATCTGCTGAATATTTAACAGCTTGTGGATATTTGACTTCAAAATAA